Proteins from a genomic interval of Caulobacter sp. SL161:
- a CDS encoding SCO family protein — translation MRAIALTLALLAATPLAGCSEKAAQDAAGAVIKIGGPFQLTDMNGTPVTEKSLLGKPTAVFFGFTYCPEVCPTTLTEMTAWLKALGKDADKLNVVLITVDPERDTPAQLKEYLSNFDPRIQGFTGTPDAIAKTARAYRVYYQKVPLDGGGYTIDHSSAIYLFDAKGRFVSPIAYQASQDRALRQLRDLLK, via the coding sequence ATGCGGGCCATCGCCCTGACCCTGGCCCTGCTGGCCGCCACACCGCTGGCCGGTTGCAGTGAGAAGGCCGCGCAAGACGCAGCCGGCGCGGTGATCAAGATCGGCGGACCGTTCCAGCTGACCGACATGAACGGCACGCCGGTGACGGAAAAGTCGCTGCTGGGCAAGCCCACGGCGGTGTTCTTCGGCTTCACCTACTGTCCGGAGGTCTGCCCGACCACCCTGACCGAGATGACCGCCTGGCTGAAGGCCCTGGGTAAGGACGCCGACAAGCTGAACGTGGTCTTGATCACCGTAGACCCCGAACGCGACACGCCCGCGCAGCTGAAGGAATACCTGTCCAACTTCGACCCGCGCATCCAGGGGTTCACCGGCACGCCCGACGCCATCGCCAAGACGGCCCGAGCCTACCGCGTCTACTACCAGAAGGTCCCGCTGGACGGCGGCGGCTACACGATCGACCACTCCTCGGCGATCTATCTGTTCGACGCCAAGGGCCGGTTCGTCTCGCCGATCGCCTACCAGGCGTCGCAGGATCGGGCCCTGCGCCAGTTGCGGGATCTCTTGAAGTAA
- a CDS encoding PepSY-associated TM helix domain-containing protein, whose translation MSAIDNPETTAPAGEVYRAFWRWHFYAGLLVLPILMLMALTGGLYLFKDELTAVVHRPLVVVAEGPARTAPSAWIKAAEAATGGAAKQVVIPERADRSVLVTVEAQGEKQTAYVNPYTGAVLGTTQPGGVMGVIKHIHSLEIAGPVMNLMVEVVAGWAIVLVATGIFLWLPRGQTGGIVTVRGRPAKRLFWRDLHAVTGLFAGGVIAFLAVTGMPWSAFWGKEVREMTTQAGWGRPKPPVAEQHHGKPAPVEEATGVPWALQTTAPPPSGAPGAMADMGDHSHHMMMMDAPAPLDANAIVAKARAAGLTGGFSLSLPKTPGGTWTAAQMSDQVEQTRAVYLDGGDGRVLGDIGYRQFGPAAKAIEWGIAVHEGRQFGLVNKLVMLAGCVAVWLLGVSAIVMWWKRRPKGRLAAPVRPPHRGAYAGLLAIVLPLAVLYPLVGASLVAALVLDLILRRLITPRALTGA comes from the coding sequence ATGAGCGCGATCGACAATCCTGAGACCACCGCCCCGGCCGGCGAGGTCTATCGCGCCTTCTGGCGCTGGCATTTCTATGCGGGGCTTCTGGTCCTGCCGATCCTGATGCTGATGGCCCTGACCGGGGGCCTCTATCTGTTCAAGGACGAGCTGACCGCCGTGGTCCATCGTCCGCTGGTCGTGGTCGCCGAGGGCCCCGCCCGGACCGCGCCCTCCGCCTGGATCAAGGCGGCCGAGGCCGCCACCGGCGGCGCGGCCAAGCAGGTCGTGATCCCCGAGCGGGCCGACCGCTCGGTCCTGGTCACCGTCGAGGCCCAGGGTGAGAAGCAGACCGCCTATGTGAACCCCTACACCGGCGCGGTGCTGGGAACGACGCAGCCCGGCGGCGTGATGGGCGTCATCAAGCATATTCACAGCCTTGAGATCGCCGGACCGGTGATGAACCTGATGGTCGAGGTCGTGGCCGGATGGGCGATTGTGCTGGTCGCCACGGGGATCTTCCTGTGGTTGCCGCGCGGCCAGACGGGCGGGATCGTCACGGTGCGGGGCCGACCAGCCAAGCGCCTGTTCTGGCGCGACCTGCACGCCGTCACCGGCCTCTTCGCCGGCGGTGTGATCGCCTTCCTGGCCGTCACCGGCATGCCGTGGTCGGCCTTCTGGGGCAAGGAGGTCCGCGAGATGACCACCCAGGCCGGCTGGGGCCGTCCCAAGCCGCCGGTCGCCGAGCAGCACCACGGCAAGCCCGCCCCCGTGGAAGAGGCCACGGGCGTGCCCTGGGCCCTGCAGACCACGGCCCCGCCGCCCTCGGGCGCGCCAGGCGCGATGGCTGACATGGGCGATCACAGCCACCACATGATGATGATGGACGCCCCCGCTCCTCTCGACGCGAACGCCATCGTCGCCAAGGCCCGCGCCGCCGGCCTGACGGGCGGCTTCAGCCTGTCCCTGCCCAAGACGCCGGGCGGGACCTGGACCGCCGCCCAGATGTCCGACCAGGTCGAGCAGACCCGCGCAGTCTATCTCGACGGCGGCGACGGCCGGGTGCTGGGCGATATCGGCTATCGCCAGTTCGGGCCGGCGGCCAAGGCCATCGAATGGGGCATCGCCGTCCACGAGGGCCGCCAGTTCGGCCTCGTCAACAAGCTCGTGATGCTGGCCGGCTGCGTCGCCGTCTGGCTGTTGGGCGTCTCGGCCATTGTCATGTGGTGGAAGCGTCGACCCAAGGGTCGGCTCGCCGCGCCTGTGCGCCCGCCCCATCGCGGCGCCTATGCCGGCCTGCTGGCGATCGTCCTGCCGCTGGCCGTTCTTTACCCCCTGGTGGGGGCGTCGCTGGTTGCGGCGCTTGTGCTTGACCTTATCCTGCGCCGGCTGATCACGCCGCGCGCCCTGACCGGAGCCTGA
- a CDS encoding copper chaperone PCu(A)C encodes MKTLTLLAVCAAALATTATAAPAPKVIVADAWCRPAPTGAMAGGCYVTLTASVDDRLVAVETTAADRGEIHTMSMDGGVMRMRKLADGLALPAGKAVALKPGADHIMVIAPKIALTEGAQVPLTLKFQKAKPVKVTAVVKTPPKPAMSGMHH; translated from the coding sequence ATGAAGACCCTGACCCTGCTGGCGGTCTGCGCCGCCGCCCTGGCCACGACCGCCACCGCCGCGCCCGCCCCCAAGGTGATCGTCGCCGACGCCTGGTGCCGTCCGGCCCCGACCGGCGCCATGGCCGGCGGCTGCTATGTGACCCTGACCGCCAGCGTCGATGACCGCCTGGTCGCGGTGGAGACCACCGCCGCCGACCGGGGCGAGATCCACACCATGTCGATGGACGGCGGCGTGATGCGGATGCGCAAGCTGGCCGACGGCCTGGCCCTGCCGGCCGGCAAGGCCGTGGCGCTGAAGCCCGGCGCCGACCACATCATGGTGATCGCCCCCAAGATCGCCCTGACCGAAGGCGCTCAGGTGCCCCTGACGCTCAAGTTCCAAAAGGCCAAGCCGGTCAAGGTGACGGCCGTGGTCAAGACGCCGCCGAAGCCGGCGATGTCGGGGATGCATCACTGA